The genomic interval CATGCCCAATTTCTAACAATTAGCATTTCACAGACCATCCATATAATTTTGCCTATCGCAATTAATACAATAACCCAGAAAAAAAGCTATTTTCCCTAGCAACTATAGGTTTCAATCAATCTGAGTAACAACATCATCTGCAGCTACAGATCCATCATCCATTTCACCAAACATACGACCTCAAGCACGTTCACCACGAATCCTTCTTGCCAGCTGGATATCCTTGGGCATGATAGTCACACGCTTAGCATGAATGGCACACAAATTAGTGTCTTCAAACAGCCCAACAAGATATGCCTCCGCAGCCTCTTGCAAAGCTAGAACAGCATGGCTCTGGAAACGAAGATCGGTCTGAAAACATACCAACATCATAAATTAGACATTGTTATCTTACAcgcaaaaaataattaatcaaacAGTGATTGTAAGAATAATTACAGCACATCAATACCTTGAAATCCTGAGCAATTTCACGAACCAGCCTCTGGAAGGGGAGTTTCCTGATCAGGAGCTCGGTACTCTTCTGGTATTTCCTAATCTCACTGTTTCGAGaggaaatttttattaaaaatggcCAACGACGAAGATGacaatgaaaaaaatcaaataaaaccCTAAACACTCACCGAAGAGCAACAGTACCGGGACGATAACGATGTGGCTTCTTCACACCACCAGTGGTTGGCGCAGACTTGCGTGCAGCCTACAACAAACGGCGATAGCATCAAACCTCTATTCAATCAACTTTTTATTACTTAAGCAAAACGATTCATAAAAAATACCTTGGTAGCAAGCTGCTTCCTGGGAGCTTTTCCACCAGTTGATTTACGAGCAGTTTGTTTTGTACGGGCCATCTGTTCCAAAGCCAACAATGACATTAGAAAACAGGTAAacatatagaaaaaaatgagtGCGATGTCGGAAAATCGAAGATCTTTCTATGAGTTAGAATACTCAATAAAACGAGTTATCAGAGATTTTTTAGGGTTTCCGTTAGCTGTTGTAAAAGCACCGTGTATACAATTAACAGAATATGTGGACGAATCAGAGAACTGGAACATCATAGACCCTAATTTGAATGTAAACAATTGAAGCTAGGACTGAAAAGTTTGAATCATGGACCATTAACCTATTGAATAGCTAAACAGACGATGAAAGGAGATGGGGTGGATGATTAGATAATACAATCATTTTACAAACCCTAGAGACTCAAGCTCTGAATCAATTTAATACAATAAACCCGATTCAAGTTCGAAGGACGAGAAAAAGAAAACCCTAACCAAACTCCAAAAccaaaaataagttaaatttaatttacacGAACGCGAAAAACAAACTAACCTCTTAGAACTTCGGTTTCCTGATCCAAAGCCGAAACTTGAAGAGAAGAATGCAAAGGTTCTACACGTTTGGAATGAAAGGGCTATATATAGCGTGAAGATGGAGAAGTTGGAAAATGATCGGACGGGTATAAATGACCGTCCCGTGTGTTTATGGCCGTTACGGATCTGACGGCTGGTGATGGTTGGAACTGTGTTTTCTTAATTTGAATTAGCAGATGCGATGCCATTTGGGAATGAAGACACGGATCGTGAAGTCTAATTGCTGGCTTTCTATTGGTTGCCTCCACTGACTAGTTGTAGCCACGTTTAATGCATTAGCATATGGATAACGGAACAACCGGTCATTTTTTCTGCATTCTCTTTGGGTCTCGGCCCATAAAATGTTTTTGCGTTTTCGATACGATTCTGGAACACAAATTTACTCTTTGTACCTTTTTTGTAGCTTTCGGATTTCAACACAATTACAATGACTTTTTCTTTCAAAACCTACTTACGTTCTTACCCCCACCTCCATAATTTTtatattccaaaaatatccttcttaaatatttaagattacataattcataagtCTTTTTTCTAGATTCGTAATTAgatttcggattatgtaatatgGAAGTCTTTTGTGATCAGCTTCTTGGATTACGTAATCTTAAAATCTTCTCCATATATGTGActagcttccagattatgtaatttgaaaaaaCAATCTGATATGTTATTAGCTTCCAAATTACACAATCTGAAAAATtcataagttatttttaaatgtgTGATTATCTTCAGGATTAGTGTATTTTAGACATGAGAGTAgtttatggattatgtaatctataaTATGTAACTCCTACTCCATCCCTTTTGCCAAAATCGTAACCCACAAAGTCAAGAAGAATCCCTCCACCACCACCATCTTCTGAACGAGCTTATGTATCAAGCTTTGTGCAAGCACCACTCCACTTACCGTTCCAAAATTGTAGAGGAATGCCTCTACAACGAACTCAAGCAAACCTTTCTTTAACCGCAAAAGATTCGTCCCAAGGAAGGGTCGACGTAAATAAACCATCGAAACATTCATTGTTATCATCAATAAGCTTCAAAATAGTACCATCATCATCACAAGATAACAAAACAAACCTCTCCCCAAGATATCTTAATCTAACAAGACTAAAACCACCCATGATAAAGCTCTCTCCCCAAGATATCTTAATCTAACAAGACTAAAACCATCAATGATAAAGCTCTCGCAGACTCCTAAAAACAGTTATATTTCTTGAATTAATCTTCCTGGATATGAAAACATCAAAATCAAAAACTTTAATCGCAAATCCCTTTGAAATAGATGATTTAGGAAAGTTAgtgaagaaaataatatatccACTTGCACACTCTCACATAAAATATCACATTGGATTATTGACTCTGAGAACaatctataaataaaaatttaaactttaatACAATACAACAACTTTGCACAGTACTAGTctttaacaaaatttaatttaaaaatgaactttgttaaataatataagttattaaaaaccgtttgattttttttttattattctccGGTTAATacatcactaaaaaaaaaaattgtaaaataattttttaaattgatatctaaattagttaacaagattttaactactaatattttagattataaattagtttataaaaaactaacatagactaatttataatacaaagtaataagtaattaatagttaaatattaatttaaaaaatattttataaacttttattaataataaaatatattttaaatataaataaattttttaatttataaaatgatatttaaattaatcaatagtaataaattattttagtttttaatatgtttttttaatgcatGGTATTATCACCAATTCATTATAAGCATGTAATTGCATGGAAGGAGGTGACTTCGtgatgattttaaaaaaatatttgtctgTGCAATCATTTGCGCACGTTCGATTTACCAACTAAATTGTAAACCGTTTTAATTAAGAAGTGATTAAGTGGGCGTGGTAAGTATGTGATGTGATATGCCACATTGCATGAAGTTTGAATAACGACTTTgtcaaaaaaaagaaaaaatcttCTCTCTATTTTGTAATGCATAATTTGGTCAATTTCTTGAAGCGATTAGTTATAACAGCTTCAGCTTTGAATTAATCGGTGTAGTTTACTTATTAAAGactatagtaaaaaaaatcaataaagtCAACAAAGTGTAATGtgattcaattgaaaataatggacaaaaattaaaatgtacattattagatttttatgtgatgatatatttatttatgttcgAGATTATTAATCAGTGTTGTTATCATTCAACTTACAAAGTTGAAAACTTAATTTTTCGTactaataattatttcaaaaaaaattaggttgatcaattattaaattatttaggtGATTATATTACTGTAGTTGTTTGTATTGATTAGATAAAGTTGGTATTAAAAAGGGCCATGGATTGTACTAGGTGTTTTGCAATCGTCTATTTGAAGaggttattattttaaaaagaaagtaagaaattttacataataatcatttaaattttagagttattttttttctaatctttATTTCAAACCTCAAGTCAGATTCCAAAATTCTCAAAATACTCTAACAAATGAATTTTTATAACTCAGAGAAAAATTATTGGTGAGCTTGCTAACAAAAAAATGAGGTAATGATGATTaacttatattaatataattacatgttttattgattttagTATTTTGGTTATTCAACTGTTATATACTATCGTCCATTTTTCACTCCAACCAAATTCAgatttgatatattttattattattcatttttaaaaataatttgagttaaatatatttttttatcacgaAATTGTGTTTATCTTTAACCTAATATTATAAGATCAAGTGATGAATTGAATATCTTAACATCGTAAATTAAAAACGGTGAGTATTGGATAAGTCTCTCAGTTTGTCTCAATACATATTAAAACACTTAATAAATGGACATTTTTTCAAGTCCCTTCAGATATGTCTATAGAAACTTTAACCATTACACCAGTCAAGTTTTAttgtcatgttatgattattattatatttgtaagtatgattatcaatattaatataattaataaaataaaaattattaacattcttcatatatttaatatcatcattattattaatattgtttaatattattaaatattattaaatattat from Phaseolus vulgaris cultivar G19833 chromosome 1, P. vulgaris v2.0, whole genome shotgun sequence carries:
- the LOC137815181 gene encoding histone H3.3 isoform X2, producing the protein MARTKQTARKSTGGKAPRKQLATKAARKSAPTTGGVKKPHRYRPGTVALREIRKYQKSTELLIRKLPFQRLVREIAQDFKTDLRFQSHAVLALQEAAEAYLVGLFEDTNLCAIHAKRVTIMPKDIQLARRIRGERA
- the LOC137815181 gene encoding histone H3.3 isoform X1, with the protein product MSLLALEQMARTKQTARKSTGGKAPRKQLATKAARKSAPTTGGVKKPHRYRPGTVALREIRKYQKSTELLIRKLPFQRLVREIAQDFKTDLRFQSHAVLALQEAAEAYLVGLFEDTNLCAIHAKRVTIMPKDIQLARRIRGERA